In the genome of Segatella copri, one region contains:
- the traN gene encoding conjugative transposon protein TraN, protein MKNIKKRAFTLFFMCLGVALGTFAQKGFNNMEQLTINEHVSTVITASEPIRLVDISTDSIVGDKPLDNVIRLKPVTGNHKDGEVMGIVTIITERYRVQYALLYTSRIEEAVTDKEVELIERNAFHNPDVSMSTVDMVSYAMKVWQSSAKYRSTFTTHNKMTMRLNNIYVVGEYFFIDFSVSNKTNLPFDIDELRVKLQDKKQQKATNIQTIELKPALVLDRSVRFKSGYRNIIVLKKMTFPNDKVLTIELSEKQISGRTISMNLDYEDVLAADAFDTLLLREQ, encoded by the coding sequence ATGAAGAATATAAAAAAGAGAGCCTTTACACTGTTTTTCATGTGTTTGGGTGTAGCTTTAGGAACATTTGCCCAAAAGGGCTTCAACAATATGGAACAGCTCACCATCAATGAGCATGTTTCCACCGTTATTACAGCATCAGAACCCATCCGTCTGGTGGATATCTCAACCGACAGTATTGTGGGCGACAAGCCGTTGGATAATGTCATCCGCCTCAAACCGGTTACAGGTAATCATAAGGATGGCGAAGTGATGGGTATCGTTACCATTATCACGGAGCGTTACAGAGTACAGTATGCCCTACTCTATACCAGCAGGATAGAAGAGGCGGTTACCGATAAGGAAGTGGAGCTTATCGAGCGCAATGCCTTCCACAATCCCGATGTAAGTATGTCAACGGTAGATATGGTAAGCTATGCCATGAAGGTATGGCAAAGTTCTGCCAAGTACAGAAGTACCTTCACCACCCACAACAAGATGACTATGCGACTGAACAACATCTATGTGGTAGGAGAATATTTCTTCATCGACTTCTCGGTATCAAACAAGACCAATCTTCCTTTCGATATTGACGAGTTGAGAGTGAAGCTCCAGGACAAGAAACAGCAGAAGGCTACCAACATCCAGACCATCGAGTTGAAACCTGCCCTGGTACTGGACCGTTCCGTAAGGTTCAAGAGCGGCTATCGGAACATCATCGTTCTGAAGAAGATGACCTTCCCTAACGATAAGGTGCTCACCATCGAGTTGTCGGAAAAGCAGATTTCCGGACGAACCATTTCCATGAACCTCGACTACGAGGATGTGTTGGCAGCAGATGCCTTCGATACACTTCTTCTCAGAGAACAATAA
- a CDS encoding DUF1566 domain-containing protein, translating to MKLVIKGITHPVLGMVLMMTLITILCTSCDNHEPIDRNIHVGYVLCNDHSCMDTASYFNQTKRKAVGVVFAEKTDDHPALAVMFDELNEVFCDSVGMVNGTSTDITSFCGFKNTVAMYNSYSAETGKGSPLAMEMINFHANGQSDYLPSVAEQRLLASSARVINPVLERLGGTPIALEGDCWYWTSTEVEDNPGVQAWLCTTDNGRFLATKKTQRHKARAIVEIYDPE from the coding sequence ATGAAATTAGTAATAAAAGGTATCACCCATCCGGTTCTGGGCATGGTACTGATGATGACCCTCATCACAATTCTCTGTACCTCGTGTGACAATCACGAACCCATTGACAGAAATATACATGTAGGCTATGTTCTCTGTAACGACCATAGCTGCATGGACACGGCTTCCTATTTCAACCAGACAAAAAGAAAGGCAGTAGGCGTTGTCTTTGCCGAGAAAACAGATGACCACCCTGCCCTGGCAGTCATGTTTGATGAACTCAATGAGGTGTTCTGTGATTCCGTGGGTATGGTAAATGGAACCAGTACAGATATAACATCATTCTGTGGTTTCAAGAATACCGTAGCCATGTATAACAGCTACAGCGCAGAAACAGGCAAGGGTTCTCCTTTAGCCATGGAAATGATCAACTTTCATGCCAATGGTCAGAGCGACTACCTTCCCAGTGTAGCCGAACAGCGTTTGCTTGCATCCTCAGCGAGAGTCATCAATCCAGTTCTGGAAAGACTGGGTGGCACACCTATAGCCTTGGAAGGAGACTGCTGGTATTGGACATCAACGGAAGTAGAGGATAATCCGGGAGTTCAAGCCTGGCTCTGTACCACAGATAATGGTAGGTTTCTCGCTACCAAAAAAACGCAGCGGCATAAAGCCAGAGCAATCGTAGAGATATATGATCCCGAGTAA